The Anaerolineales bacterium region AATGATACTTCATCAAGAAGAATTTAGATGGCGCTAATTTTCCATCATTGAGCGAGGGTGCGTCGCACCTGACAGATTGGGGCTAACTCCGTGAAGCAAGGTGCGACGCACTATCGTTAACGAAAAAGGGACGGGTATCAGCCGTCCCTGAGAAAGAAGCGGGCTTGGGTCAACTCAACCCGATGCCGCGCGCCATGAACGCCGCCGCGAGCATGATGATGGCAAGTCCGATCACCTCCAGCCAGAGGATGAGGCGAGTCCGCTTGAATTCCGTATCGGAGATTTCAGGCGTTTGGTTCGCTTGGACAACTTTATTCCAGCGGATATAACGAATCGTCGGGTCAATGGAGAGCAAGCCGACGATGAGGAACGCGCCCATCTTCACCCAAAAGAACGGGCTTTGACCGTAAAACGCCGCGCCTTTTTCAAAAAAGAACACGCGCAATAAGCCG contains the following coding sequences:
- a CDS encoding DUF2214 family protein; this translates as MASAFMAFLHHLFAFTLVACVVFEFIAFRKGLTTEEARRIQRADLFYGISAGLLLIIGLLRVFFFEKGAAFYGQSPFFWVKMGAFLIVGLLSIDPTIRYIRWNKVVQANQTPEISDTEFKRTRLILWLEVIGLAIIMLAAAFMARGIGLS